Proteins encoded within one genomic window of Deltaproteobacteria bacterium GWC2_65_14:
- the gatA gene encoding aspartyl/glutamyl-tRNA amidotransferase subunit A (allows the formation of correctly charged Asn-tRNA(Asn) or Gln-tRNA(Gln) through the transamidation of misacylated Asp-tRNA(Asn) or Glu-tRNA(Gln) in organisms which lack either or both of asparaginyl-tRNA or glutaminyl-tRNA synthetases; reaction takes place in the presence of glutamine and ATP through an activated phospho-Asp-tRNA(Asn) or phospho-Glu-tRNA) yields the protein MGTGPVHEWTLLRASRAVREKEISSRELTKTLLDRIDRVNPVINAYITVLRDGAMREAAACDEEQARGILRGPLHGVPVALKDIFCTKGIRTTCGSRILHDFDPPYDATVTEKIRSAGAVLLGKQNMDEFAMGSSTETSFFGPARNPWATDRIPGGSSGGTAAAVAAGLCFAGVGTDTGGSIRQPASLCGVVGMKPTYGRVSRYGMIAFASSLDQAGPITRSVPDAAALLAVIAGHDPRDSTSVDATVPDLYAATGKEVRGLKIGLPREYFPAGLDRSVRSAVEKAIGALAALGAEPVEISLPHTESALATYYIIAPAEASSNLARYDGVRYGYRAQGAKGLIEMMSRTRSEGFGAEVQRRIMIGTYALSAGYYEAYYGKAQKVRTLLRSDFAEAFSKVDLIATPTSPTPAFRLGEKVDDPLTMYLSDIFTIPCNLAGIPGISVPCGISPEGLPIGVQLLGRHFDEETLLTAAAAIEREIPLPRVAPLPG from the coding sequence ATGGGAACCGGTCCGGTGCATGAGTGGACGCTTCTGCGCGCCTCGCGGGCGGTCCGGGAGAAGGAGATCTCCTCCCGGGAGCTCACGAAGACGCTGCTCGACCGGATCGACCGGGTAAACCCGGTGATCAACGCCTACATCACCGTGCTCCGCGACGGGGCGATGCGGGAGGCGGCGGCCTGCGACGAGGAGCAGGCCCGCGGAATCCTGCGGGGGCCGCTGCACGGCGTGCCGGTCGCCCTCAAGGACATCTTCTGCACGAAGGGGATCCGCACCACCTGCGGCAGCCGGATCCTGCACGACTTCGACCCCCCCTACGACGCGACGGTGACGGAGAAGATCCGCTCCGCCGGCGCGGTGCTGCTGGGCAAGCAGAACATGGACGAGTTCGCCATGGGCTCCTCCACGGAGACCTCGTTCTTCGGGCCGGCCCGCAACCCGTGGGCGACCGACCGGATTCCGGGAGGATCCTCCGGGGGGACGGCGGCGGCGGTGGCCGCCGGGCTCTGCTTCGCCGGCGTGGGGACCGACACCGGGGGATCGATCCGGCAGCCGGCCTCCCTCTGCGGGGTCGTGGGGATGAAGCCGACCTACGGGCGGGTCTCCCGGTACGGGATGATCGCCTTCGCCTCCTCCCTCGACCAGGCGGGGCCGATCACCCGCTCCGTTCCCGACGCGGCCGCGCTGTTGGCCGTCATCGCGGGGCACGACCCGAGAGACTCCACGTCGGTCGACGCCACGGTGCCCGATCTTTACGCCGCGACGGGGAAAGAGGTCCGGGGGCTCAAGATCGGGCTCCCGCGGGAATATTTCCCGGCGGGGCTCGACCGGTCGGTCCGCTCCGCCGTGGAGAAGGCGATCGGGGCGCTTGCGGCTCTGGGCGCCGAGCCGGTGGAGATCTCCCTTCCCCACACCGAATCCGCGCTGGCGACCTACTACATCATCGCCCCGGCGGAGGCCTCCTCGAACCTTGCCCGCTACGACGGTGTCCGGTACGGGTACCGGGCGCAAGGGGCGAAGGGGCTGATCGAGATGATGTCCCGGACCCGGTCGGAGGGGTTCGGCGCGGAGGTCCAGCGACGGATCATGATCGGGACCTACGCCCTCTCGGCCGGCTACTACGAGGCCTATTACGGGAAGGCGCAGAAGGTCCGCACGCTGCTCCGGAGCGATTTCGCGGAGGCCTTCTCGAAGGTGGACCTGATCGCGACCCCCACCTCCCCGACCCCGGCCTTTCGGCTCGGGGAGAAGGTCGACGACCCGCTGACGATGTACCTCTCGGACATCTTCACGATCCCGTGCAACCTGGCCGGGATCCCCGGGATCTCGGTCCCCTGCGGGATCTCTCCGGAAGGGCTGCCGATCGGGGTCCAGCTGCTGGGCCGGCACTTCGACGAGGAGACGCTGTTGACCGCGGCCGCCGCGATCGAGCGGGAGATCCCGTTGCCGAGGGTGGCGCCGCTTCCGGGTTGA
- a CDS encoding aspartyl/glutamyl-tRNA amidotransferase subunit B, giving the protein MEYEVVIGLEVHAQLSTGSKLFCACSTAFGAPPNENSCPVCTGMPGVLPVLNRKAVEFAIRTALATSCRVNGKSVFARKNYFYPDLPKAYQISQYEMPLAVGGHVEIGTGGTGQRIGITRIHMEEDAGKLVHEGAFAGAQSSLADLNRCSVPLMEIVSEPDLRTPEEAGSYLRRLREILVYLEVCDGNMEEGSFRCDANVSVRPKGQAAFGTKVELKNMNSFRHVEKALEYEIRRQVGQAGDGGTIVQETRLWDAEAGVTRSMRGKEEAHDYRYFPDPDLLPLVVGEEWVEALRGTIPELPAAKIPRLATRYGIPRYDAELLASARQLADFFEASAALFGGNPKVTANECIQWKDAILEGKLSPETIAHIVEDRERGILSATASKTLVELAMETGQPVRRIRDEKGLTQLSDTGALEEIVEKVLAQNPKEVESYRSGKEGLLSFFVGQVMKETRGKANPRMVQEILKAKLG; this is encoded by the coding sequence ATGGAATACGAAGTCGTGATCGGGCTGGAGGTTCACGCCCAGCTGTCCACCGGGAGCAAGCTCTTCTGCGCCTGCTCCACGGCGTTCGGGGCCCCCCCGAACGAGAACAGCTGCCCCGTCTGCACGGGGATGCCCGGAGTCCTCCCGGTCCTCAATCGGAAAGCGGTCGAGTTCGCGATCCGGACGGCGCTGGCCACCTCCTGCCGGGTGAACGGAAAGAGCGTCTTCGCCCGGAAAAACTATTTCTACCCGGATCTTCCGAAAGCCTACCAGATCTCCCAGTACGAGATGCCGCTGGCCGTGGGCGGCCACGTCGAGATCGGGACGGGCGGAACCGGCCAGCGGATCGGGATCACCCGGATCCACATGGAGGAGGACGCCGGCAAGCTGGTGCACGAGGGAGCCTTCGCGGGGGCCCAGTCCTCCCTGGCCGACCTCAATCGCTGCTCGGTCCCGCTGATGGAGATCGTCTCGGAGCCCGACCTCCGGACGCCGGAGGAGGCGGGGTCTTACCTGCGCCGTCTCCGGGAGATCCTCGTCTACCTCGAGGTCTGCGACGGGAACATGGAGGAGGGCTCCTTCCGGTGCGACGCGAACGTCTCCGTCCGCCCGAAGGGACAGGCTGCCTTCGGGACCAAGGTGGAGCTCAAGAACATGAACTCGTTCCGGCACGTGGAGAAGGCGCTCGAGTACGAGATCCGCCGCCAGGTCGGGCAGGCCGGGGACGGGGGGACGATCGTCCAGGAGACCCGCCTCTGGGACGCCGAGGCCGGAGTTACCCGTTCCATGCGGGGGAAGGAGGAGGCCCACGACTACCGGTACTTCCCCGACCCCGACCTTCTTCCGCTCGTCGTCGGGGAGGAGTGGGTGGAGGCGCTGCGCGGCACGATTCCCGAACTTCCCGCAGCGAAGATCCCGCGGCTCGCCACCCGCTACGGGATCCCCCGGTACGACGCGGAGCTGCTCGCCTCCGCGCGGCAGCTCGCCGACTTCTTCGAGGCCTCGGCCGCCCTCTTCGGCGGCAACCCCAAGGTAACCGCGAACGAGTGCATCCAGTGGAAGGATGCGATCCTCGAGGGGAAGCTCTCCCCCGAAACGATCGCCCACATCGTGGAGGACCGGGAGAGGGGGATCCTCTCCGCCACCGCCTCCAAGACGCTGGTGGAACTGGCGATGGAGACGGGGCAGCCGGTCCGGCGGATCCGGGACGAGAAGGGGCTCACCCAGCTTTCCGATACGGGGGCCCTCGAGGAGATCGTGGAGAAGGTGCTCGCGCAAAATCCCAAGGAGGTGGAGAGCTACCGGTCCGGCAAGGAGGGGCTTCTCTCCTTCTTCGTGGGACAGGTAATGAAGGAGACGCGGGGGAAGGCGAATCCGAGGATGGTGCAGGAGATCCTGAAGGCGAAGCTCGGGTAG
- a CDS encoding nicotinamidase, whose product MAKDDSALLVIDMLEDFVRAGAPLEVPQTRGILPALRRRVRGARRRGELVVYLCDAHRKNDPEFARMGWPPHAVSGTPGAAVVGELSPEPGDVVVEKKSYSGFHRTGLAGVLRRHGIRSLSLSGCVTNICILYTAADAAMRGYGVTVEERLVAGLDRKSHAFALDQMEKVLGVRVLR is encoded by the coding sequence ATGGCGAAGGACGACAGTGCGCTTCTCGTGATCGACATGCTCGAGGATTTTGTCCGGGCCGGGGCGCCGCTTGAGGTGCCGCAGACGCGCGGAATCCTGCCGGCGCTCCGCCGCAGGGTCCGGGGCGCCCGGAGGCGGGGGGAACTCGTGGTCTACCTGTGCGACGCCCACCGGAAGAACGACCCGGAGTTCGCGCGGATGGGGTGGCCCCCGCATGCCGTCTCCGGGACTCCGGGGGCCGCGGTGGTCGGGGAGCTCTCGCCGGAGCCGGGGGATGTCGTCGTGGAGAAGAAGAGCTACTCCGGCTTCCACCGGACCGGCCTGGCCGGCGTCCTTCGCCGGCACGGGATCCGCTCCCTCTCCCTGTCCGGCTGCGTCACGAACATCTGCATTCTCTACACCGCGGCCGACGCCGCGATGCGCGGGTACGGCGTCACCGTCGAGGAGCGGCTGGTGGCGGGACTGGACCGGAAGAGCCACGCCTTCGCCCTCGACCAGATGGAGAAGGTGCTCGGCGTCCGGGTGCTCCGTTGA
- a CDS encoding nicotinate phosphoribosyltransferase (catalyzes the formation of 5-phospho-alpha-D-ribose 1-diphosphate and nicotinate from nicotinate D-ribonucleotide and diphosphate) → MNPIPTPEEIRRGETTDVYFRRTMETLRKAGREKVRVQAEGHVKRFPAGYGYAVLAGMDEMLSLLAGRRVDVRAMREGSLFFPEEPVFSIEGPYGEFCEMETALLGVLCQASGIATKASRIKRLAGDRTVLSFGARRMHPALSTLIDRNAFVGGADGVSVVRSARYLGEEPQGTMPHALVLALGDTVRAIRAFDEAVDPEVPRICLIDTLQDEKFEAIRVAEALGKKLAGVRLDTPSSRRGDFRRILREVRWELDLRGHSHVRLLVSGGIGEEDVEALRDLADGFGVGTSISNAHTIDFALDIVEVEGAPFAKRGKLSGGKQVVRCPACRGGARKVVPARAVPERCGCGGPLEELLAPALREGTLLAAPLPPRELRSGVLAQVARFHGEAESG, encoded by the coding sequence TTGAACCCGATCCCCACCCCGGAGGAGATCCGCCGAGGGGAGACGACCGACGTCTACTTCCGGCGGACGATGGAGACCCTGCGCAAGGCGGGGCGGGAGAAGGTCCGCGTCCAGGCGGAAGGGCATGTGAAGCGGTTCCCCGCGGGGTACGGGTACGCGGTCCTGGCGGGGATGGACGAGATGCTTTCCCTGCTCGCGGGGCGTCGTGTGGATGTCCGCGCCATGCGGGAAGGGTCCCTCTTTTTCCCGGAGGAGCCGGTCTTTTCCATCGAGGGGCCGTACGGGGAGTTCTGCGAGATGGAGACCGCGCTCCTCGGGGTGCTCTGCCAGGCGTCGGGGATCGCCACCAAGGCCTCCCGGATCAAGCGGCTTGCGGGCGACCGGACGGTCCTGAGCTTCGGGGCGAGGCGGATGCACCCGGCGCTCTCGACCCTGATCGACCGGAACGCCTTCGTCGGCGGAGCGGACGGCGTCTCCGTCGTCCGGAGCGCGCGGTACCTGGGGGAGGAGCCGCAGGGGACGATGCCCCACGCGCTCGTTCTGGCGCTGGGCGACACGGTCCGGGCGATCCGCGCGTTCGACGAGGCGGTGGACCCGGAGGTCCCCCGCATCTGCCTGATCGACACGCTTCAGGACGAGAAGTTCGAGGCGATCCGGGTCGCGGAGGCGCTGGGGAAGAAGCTGGCCGGCGTGCGGCTCGACACCCCCTCTTCCCGCCGGGGCGACTTCCGCAGGATCCTCCGGGAGGTCCGGTGGGAGCTGGACCTGCGGGGACACTCCCATGTGCGGCTGCTGGTGTCCGGGGGGATCGGGGAGGAGGACGTCGAGGCGCTGCGGGATCTGGCCGACGGGTTCGGCGTCGGGACGAGCATCAGCAACGCCCACACCATCGACTTCGCGCTGGACATCGTCGAGGTGGAAGGGGCCCCCTTCGCCAAGCGGGGGAAGCTCTCCGGCGGAAAGCAGGTGGTCCGGTGCCCCGCCTGCCGGGGGGGAGCGCGGAAGGTCGTCCCCGCGCGGGCCGTCCCGGAGCGGTGCGGGTGCGGAGGGCCGCTGGAGGAGCTGCTGGCGCCGGCCCTGAGGGAGGGGACGCTGCTGGCCGCCCCCCTTCCCCCGCGGGAGCTTCGCAGCGGGGTCCTTGCGCAGGTGGCCCGATTCCACGGGGAGGCGGAGAGCGGATGA
- the mtnA gene encoding S-methyl-5-thioribose-1-phosphate isomerase (isomerizes methylthioribose-1-phosphate into methylthioribulose-1-phosphate; involved in methionine salvage pathway), which yields MSVRGKEAGSTVRPIEWTGEELLLVNQRVLPLRLSMSRITTATGAAHAIRTMVVRGAPAIGVTAAFGLVLAVRDANRKRRSWREAFRSAAEELAGTRPTAVNLFWAIDRMRRAAESLPDEPEGAAYHLEREAVAIFDEDIAANRKLGARGAKLLRSGAVLTHCNAGALATAGYGTALGIVRAAVAAGKKIHVYASETRPFLQGARLTAWELAQDDIPCTLVTEGMVAPLLRTGKIQAAVVGADRVAANGDVANKIGTYGLAILCRVHKVPFYVAAPRSTIDPSVRSGKEIPIEERDGKEVTHILGTRITPEGVRVWNPSFDVTPAKYLSAIVTEKGVLTAPFGGAIRKLSR from the coding sequence ATGAGCGTGCGGGGGAAGGAGGCGGGATCGACCGTCCGGCCGATCGAGTGGACGGGGGAGGAGCTGCTTTTGGTGAACCAGCGGGTGCTCCCGCTGCGCCTTTCGATGAGCCGGATCACGACGGCCACCGGGGCGGCCCACGCGATCCGGACGATGGTGGTCCGCGGCGCCCCGGCGATCGGGGTTACGGCCGCCTTCGGGCTGGTCCTGGCGGTGCGCGACGCGAACCGGAAGCGGCGCTCCTGGAGGGAGGCGTTCCGGTCCGCCGCGGAGGAGCTGGCCGGAACCCGCCCCACCGCGGTAAACCTCTTCTGGGCGATCGACCGGATGCGGCGGGCGGCGGAGAGCCTGCCGGACGAGCCGGAAGGGGCCGCCTATCACCTGGAGCGGGAGGCGGTCGCCATCTTCGACGAGGACATCGCCGCGAACCGGAAGCTGGGGGCGCGCGGCGCGAAGCTCCTCCGGTCAGGGGCGGTGCTCACCCACTGCAACGCCGGGGCGCTGGCGACCGCCGGCTACGGGACGGCGCTGGGGATCGTCCGGGCGGCCGTGGCCGCCGGGAAGAAGATCCATGTCTACGCGAGCGAGACCCGGCCGTTCCTGCAGGGGGCGAGGCTCACGGCATGGGAGCTGGCGCAGGACGACATCCCCTGCACCCTGGTCACGGAAGGGATGGTCGCACCGCTGCTGCGCACCGGAAAGATCCAGGCCGCGGTCGTCGGGGCGGACCGGGTCGCCGCGAACGGCGACGTGGCGAACAAGATCGGCACCTACGGGCTCGCCATCCTCTGCCGCGTCCACAAGGTCCCTTTCTATGTGGCCGCCCCCCGTTCCACGATCGACCCGTCCGTCCGCAGCGGAAAGGAGATCCCGATCGAGGAGCGCGACGGGAAGGAGGTGACCCACATTCTGGGCACCCGGATCACGCCCGAAGGCGTGCGGGTCTGGAACCCCTCCTTTGACGTCACGCCGGCGAAATATCTGTCCGCCATCGTCACGGAAAAGGGGGTCCTGACGGCCCCGTTCGGGGGGGCCATCCGGAAGCTGTCCCGGTGA
- a CDS encoding 7-cyano-7-deazaguanine synthase QueC yields MDSLVLAAFATRESEIALLHVSYGQRTERRELSCFHAIADHLKVRERKVVDIGYLRSIGGSALTDPSIEVPEADLARRGIPATYVPFRNAHFLAIAVSWAEVIGATCVYIGAVWADSSGYPDCRPAFYDAMNEAIRLGTGDGSNITVRAPFLNLKKKDLVLMGKSLGVPFERSWSCYRDGEKACGRCDSCALRLRAFTEAGVPDPLEYEERRST; encoded by the coding sequence ATGGACAGCCTCGTGCTGGCCGCCTTCGCGACCCGCGAGTCGGAGATCGCGCTGCTCCATGTGAGCTACGGGCAACGGACGGAGCGACGCGAGCTTTCCTGCTTCCACGCGATCGCCGACCACCTGAAGGTCCGGGAGCGGAAGGTGGTCGACATCGGATACCTGAGGTCGATCGGGGGCAGCGCGCTCACCGACCCCTCGATCGAGGTCCCCGAGGCGGACCTCGCGCGGCGCGGGATACCGGCCACCTACGTCCCCTTCCGGAACGCCCACTTCCTGGCGATCGCGGTCTCGTGGGCCGAGGTGATCGGCGCGACCTGCGTCTACATCGGCGCGGTCTGGGCCGACTCCTCCGGATACCCCGACTGCAGGCCCGCCTTCTACGACGCGATGAACGAGGCGATCCGGCTGGGGACCGGAGACGGCAGCAACATCACGGTCCGGGCCCCCTTCCTGAACCTGAAGAAAAAAGACCTGGTCCTGATGGGGAAATCGCTCGGGGTTCCCTTCGAGCGCTCCTGGTCCTGCTACCGCGACGGGGAAAAGGCCTGCGGGCGCTGCGACTCCTGCGCCCTGCGCCTGCGCGCCTTCACGGAAGCGGGGGTCCCCGACCCGCTCGAATACGAGGAGCGGCGGTCCACCTGA
- a CDS encoding 7-carboxy-7-deazaguanine synthase, whose amino-acid sequence MFASIQGETSYAGLPFSFVRLSGCNLRCRYCDTAYAYEDGKEFPLEEVVSKLALFGIPRVTVTGGEPLLQPEAFSLVSTLIDRGNLVLVETNGTVPLSGLDPRAVKIMDVKCPGSGESGKTAWENFSHLSPRDEVKFVLSSEEDYRYALEVLATHGRERKFGVLFSPASGRLPPERLAGWMVGDRLDARFQLQLHKLVWGPDRRGV is encoded by the coding sequence ATGTTCGCCAGCATCCAGGGGGAGACCTCCTACGCGGGTCTCCCCTTCTCCTTCGTCCGACTCTCCGGCTGCAACCTCCGCTGCCGGTACTGCGACACCGCCTATGCCTATGAAGATGGGAAGGAATTCCCGTTGGAGGAGGTCGTTTCGAAGCTTGCCCTCTTCGGGATCCCCCGCGTCACGGTGACCGGCGGCGAGCCGCTGCTGCAACCGGAGGCCTTTTCCCTGGTATCCACCCTCATCGACCGGGGAAACCTGGTCCTCGTCGAGACGAACGGGACCGTGCCGCTGTCGGGCCTGGATCCCCGGGCGGTCAAGATCATGGACGTCAAGTGTCCCGGCTCCGGGGAGTCGGGAAAGACGGCCTGGGAGAACTTCTCCCACCTCTCCCCGCGGGACGAGGTCAAGTTCGTCCTCTCCTCCGAGGAGGACTACCGGTATGCCCTGGAAGTCCTTGCAACGCACGGCCGGGAGAGGAAATTCGGCGTCCTGTTCTCCCCGGCCTCGGGACGTTTGCCCCCCGAGCGGCTGGCCGGATGGATGGTGGGGGACCGTCTCGACGCCCGGTTCCAGCTGCAGCTGCACAAGCTGGTGTGGGGTCCCGACCGGAGGGGGGTGTGA
- a CDS encoding branched chain amino acid aminotransferase (catalyzes the transamination of the branched-chain amino acids to their respective alpha-keto acids), with amino-acid sequence MVPKTKKIWMDGKFVDWDAAQVHVLAHTLHYGVGVFEGIRCYKTANGKSAIFRLREHVDRLFASAHIVLLEIPFTPEQIRDAIRKTLVTNQLTEGYIRPIVFIGEGEMGLFVRTNPVRVAIAVWSWGAYLGEEGLRKGIRAKVSSFNRHHVNAAMSKGKICGYYVNSVLAKWEVKKAGYDEAVLLDTEGYVAEGSGENIFIVRNGVLITTPLTSILPGITRDAVLTIARKLDIPVKESRFTRDEMYIADEMFFTGTAAEITPVREVDDRKVGPGKPGPVTKRIQDAFFDIVRGKDKFFSSWLDVL; translated from the coding sequence GTGGTCCCGAAAACCAAGAAAATCTGGATGGATGGGAAGTTCGTCGACTGGGATGCCGCGCAGGTCCACGTGCTGGCGCACACCCTGCACTACGGCGTCGGGGTCTTCGAGGGGATCCGCTGCTACAAGACCGCGAACGGCAAATCGGCCATCTTCCGCCTTCGGGAGCATGTCGACCGGCTCTTCGCCTCGGCCCACATCGTCCTGCTGGAGATTCCGTTCACTCCCGAGCAGATCCGGGACGCGATCCGCAAGACGCTCGTGACGAACCAGCTCACGGAGGGGTATATCCGCCCGATCGTCTTCATCGGGGAGGGGGAGATGGGGCTCTTCGTCCGCACCAACCCGGTCCGCGTGGCGATCGCCGTGTGGAGCTGGGGCGCCTACCTCGGGGAGGAGGGGCTCAGGAAAGGGATCCGGGCGAAGGTCTCCTCCTTCAACCGGCACCATGTGAACGCGGCGATGAGCAAGGGGAAGATCTGCGGCTACTACGTCAACTCCGTGCTGGCGAAGTGGGAGGTCAAGAAGGCGGGGTACGACGAGGCGGTGCTGCTCGACACGGAAGGGTATGTCGCGGAAGGGTCGGGGGAGAACATCTTCATCGTGCGCAACGGGGTGCTGATCACCACGCCGCTCACCTCCATCCTGCCCGGGATCACGCGCGACGCGGTGCTCACCATCGCCCGCAAGCTCGACATCCCGGTGAAGGAGTCCCGCTTCACCCGCGACGAGATGTACATCGCCGACGAGATGTTCTTCACCGGGACCGCCGCGGAGATCACCCCGGTCCGGGAGGTCGACGACCGGAAGGTGGGACCCGGGAAACCGGGGCCGGTGACGAAGCGGATCCAGGACGCCTTCTTCGACATCGTCCGGGGGAAGGACAAGTTCTTCTCCAGCTGGCTCGACGTGCTGTAG